One region of Pagrus major chromosome 5, Pma_NU_1.0 genomic DNA includes:
- the unc45b gene encoding protein unc-45 homolog B: MGDPIQLKDEGNKHFQAGDIDKAIECYTSAIKVCKDKKVLAVIYRNRSACYLKKENYANAASDASKAIDVDAADIKALYRRCQALEKLGKLDMAFKDVQRCATLEPKNKTFIETLRRLGADIQAKLKTTFSTDSRVQNMFDILLDDEMEKDKREKAANNLIVLSREDAGAERIFQNNGVPLLLNMIETGKPEMILAAVRTLSGMCTGHKARAMAIIHMVGIDKMCSIMAVDNEEIALATCNLFQCINDSLTGGDSREYGKEEALVLDASKDLKTILLSLLEMVASKKVSGLGRDQALNLLSKNVPRKDKKERDNSRALFTIDHGLKKILKVCGQVPELPDQLPLTDNTQLIASVLLNKIYDDLKCDPERTNFREICDEYIKSKIDPNDMDKTIHAINVISGLLQGPFDVGNALVGHQGIMEMMVALCGSEREVDQMVAVEALIHSSSKMSRASFIITNGVSLLKDIYKKTKNERIKIRALVGLCKLGSAGGDDYSLRQFAEGSTEKLAKQCRKWLCNPQIDTKTRNWAIEGLAYLTNDADVKDDFVEDEQAMKAMFDLAKSKDKTILYSVACILINCTNCYEKKEIIPELVQLAKFSKQHVPEQHPKDKKDFIERRVKRLLKAGVTSALAVMVKADNSILTDQTKEMLSRVFLALSEDPKDRGVIVAQGGGKALIPLALEGTEAGKVKASHALAKIASISNPEIAFPGERVYEVVRPLVNLLQTDRDGMQNYEALRSLTNLSGFSEKLRVKIVKEHALPEIENYMFEDHDQIRQAATECMCNLVTCKEVQDRYLQDGNDKLKLLVLLCGEDDEDLQRAAAGGLAMLTAAQKKLCTKMTKVTTQWLEILQRLCLSTDPRIQHRGLVIVYNMLNSDDSELTKKLIESEMLEILSVIGKAADNPKRQEPIDVARTCLVKAMDLGVIKPFTSPS; encoded by the exons ATGGGAGACCCGATCCAGTTAAAAGATGAGGGAAACAAACACTTCCAGGCAGGAGATATTGACAAGGCCATTGAGTGCTACACTAGTGCCATCAAGGTGTGCAAGGACAAAAAAGTGCTTGCTGTCATTTACAGGAACAGGTCTGCATGCTACTTAAAAAAG GAAAACTATGCCAATGCAGCTTCTGATGCATCTAAAG CAATTGATGTTGATGCAGCAGATATTAAAGCCTTGTACCGCCGTTGCCAAGCTCTGGAGAAGCTAGGAAAACTGGACATGGCTTTCAAGGATGTGCAGAGATGTGCCACTCTTGAACCAAAGAACAAGACCTTCATAGAGACTCTACGCAGGTTGGGAGCAGACATCCAGGCCAAG CTCAAGACAACATTCTCCACAGATTCGAGGGTACAGAACATGTTTGACATTCTCCTTGATGATGAAATGGAAAAGGACAAGagggaaaaa GCTGCCAATAACCTGATTGTGCTGTCCAGAGAAGATGCCGGAGCAGAGAGAATCTTCCAGAATAATGGAGTGCCGCTGCTGCTCAACATGATAGAGACAGGCAAACCAGAAATGATCCTGGCTGCTGTTCGTACTTTGTCAGGAATGTGCACAGGACACAAAGCCCGG GCCATGGCTATTATTCACATGGTGGGCATTGATAAGATGTGCAGCATCATGGCTGTTGACAATGAGGAGATCGCACTAGCAACCTGCAACCTGTTCCAGTGCATCAACGACTCCCTCACTGGAGGAGATAGTAGGGAATATGGGAAAGAAGAGGCCTTGGTTTTGG ATGCATCTAAGGACCTGAAAAccattcttctctctctgctggagaTGGTTGCTAGTAAGAAGGTGTCTGGCCTTGGCAGAGACCAGGCGCTGAACCTGCTGAGCAAAAATGTACCTCGCAAagacaagaaagagagagacaactCCAGGGCACTCTTCACTATTGACCACG GTCTGAAGAAGATCCTCAAGGTGTGTGGTCAGGTTCCTGAACTACCAGACCAGCTGCCCTTGACAGACAATACACAGCTGATCGCAAGCGTGCTCCTCAACAAGATCTATGACGACCTCAAATGTGACCCAGAGAGAACCAACTTCAGGGAAATTTGTGATGAATATATTAA ATCCAAAATTGACCCTAACGACATGGACAAGACCATTCATGCTATCAACGTCATCTCAGGACTGCTTCAGGGTCCATTTGATGTTGGTAATGCTTTGGTTGGACATCAAGGCATAATGGAAATGATGGTGGCGCTGTGTGGCTCTGAACGTGAGGTGGACCAGATGGTTGCTGTAGAGGCGCTGATCCATTCCTCCTCAAAGATGAGCCGTGCCAGTTTCATCATCACCAACGGTGTGTCATTGCTCAAGGACATCTACAAGAAGACCAAGAATGAGAGGATCAAAATACGAGCACTGGTG GGTCTCTGTAAACTGGGTTCAGCTGGAGGTGATGATTACAGCTTAAGGCAGTTTGCTGAGGGCTCCACAGAGAAGCTGGCCAAGCAGTGCAGAAA GTGGCTTTGCAATCCCCAGATTGATACCAAAACAAGGAACTGGGCCATCGAGGGTCTTGCTTATCTGACTAATGATGCTGACGTGAAAGATGACTTTGTTGAGGATGAGCAGGCCATGAAAGCCATGTTTGACCTGGCCAAG tcaaaGGATAAGACAATCTTATATTCCGTAGCGTGCATCCTGATTAACTGCACCAACTGCTATGAAAAGAAGGAGATCATACCTGAGCTGGTTCAACTAGCCAAGTTCTCAAAGCAGCACGTGCCTGAGCAGCACCCAAAG GACAAGAAGGACTTTATTGAGAGGAGAGTGAAAAGGCTGCTGAAGGCTGGAGTCACATCAGCTCTTGCTGTCATGGTCAAAGCAGACAACTCCATACTGACTGACCAGACAAAAGAGATGTTGTCAAG gGTTTTCTTGGCATTGTCAGAGGATCCCAAAGATCGTGGTGTTATTGTAGCCCAAGGCGGAGGAAAG GCTTTGATTCCACTTGCTCTGGAAGGGACAGAAGCTGGGAAGGTGAAGGCCAGCCACGCCCTTGCCAAGATTGCATCTATATCCAACCCAGAAATTGCCTTCCCCGGTGAGAGG GTGTATGAGGTGGTGCGGCCTTTAGTTAACCtccttcagacagacagagatggaaTGCAGAACTACGAAGCTCTGAGAAGCCTCACCAACTTGTCTGGTTTCAGTGAAAAACTAAG AGTGAAGATTGTAAAAGAGCACGCTTTGCCAGAAATTGAGAACTACATGTTTGAGGACCATGACCAGATCAGACAGGCTGCCACTGAATGCATGTGCAACCTGGTTACATGTAAAGAG gtCCAAGATCGTTATCTGCAAGATGGCAATGATAAGTTGAAGCTGCTGGTGTTGCTATGTGGCGAGGATGATGAAGAtcttcagagagctgcagctggaggtCTTGCCATGCTCACTGCTGCTCAGAAGAAGCTATGCACCAAAATGACCAAAGTG ACCACCCAGTGGCTTGAGATCCTGCAGAGGTTGTGTCTCAGCACCGACCCTCGGATACAGCACCGTGGCCTTGTGATTGTCTACAACATGCTCAACTCAGATGACAGTGAGTTGACCAAGAAGCTGATCGAAAGTGAGATGCTGGAAATCCTCTCAGTGATTGGGAAGGCAGCGGACAATCCCAAGAGACAGGAGCCCATCGATGTGGCACGCACATGCCTAGTCAAAGCTATGGATCTTGGTGTCATCAAACCCTTCACCAGCCCTTCTTAA
- the kif2a gene encoding kinesin-like protein KIF2A isoform X2, with protein sequence MASSFGKIVVGTYVEIKRSDGRIHQAMVTSLNEDNESVTVEWIENGDTKGKEIDLESIFALNPDVAPDEEIAPSPETPPPPTPTCVKVNKIAKNRRTIAPTKNDTPSRDNRVVPTRARPPQPQQPEPAPPPPAQQPAQLTQAQTQQQLQNARRKSNCVKEVEKLQEKRERRRLQQQELREKRAQEVDTTIPNYEIMYMIRDFRASLDYRPLTTADLIEEHRICVCVRKRPLNKKELSMKDLDVITIPSKDVVMVHEPKQKVDLTRYLENQTFRFDYAFDDSTTNEMVYRFTARPLVETIFERGMATCFAYGQTGSGKTHTMGGDFSGKNQDCSKGVYALAARDVFLMLKKPNYKKLDLQVYATFFEIYSGKVFDLLNRKAKLRVLEDGKQQVQVVGLQEKEVKCTEDVLKLIEVGNSCRTSGQTSANAHSSRSHAVFQIILRRKGKMHGKFSLIDLAGNERGADTSSADRQTRLEGAEINKSLLALKECIRALGRNKPHTPFRASKLTQVLRDSFIGENSRTCMIATISPGMTSCENTLNTLRYANRVKELTVDPNQVMEGGRPNIHTVNQLDLLDDEWLSISPQRDDLKLLCEQNEEEVSPQLFTFHEAVSQLVEMEEQVLEDHRAVFQESIRWLEDEKVLLEMTEEVDYDVESYATQLEQILDQKIEILTELRDKVKSFRSTLQEEEQASKQINPKRPRAL encoded by the exons ATGGCGTCGAGTTTTGGGAAAATTGTCGTTGGTACTTATGTGGAGATAAAGCGCAGTGATG GACGTATCCACCAGGCAATGGTGACCTCACTGAATGAGGACAACGAAAGTGTCACAGTGGAGTGGATAGAAAATGGAGATACAAAAGGGAAAGAG ATTGACTTGGAGAGTATATTTGCACTTAACCCAGATGTGGCTCCAGATGAGGAAATTGCCCCTAGTCCAGAGACTCCACCCCCACCTACGCCCACATGTGTTAAGGTCAACAAAATTGCAAAG aaCCGTCGGACAATTGCACCCACTAAGAATGACACTCCGTCCAGGGACAATAGAG tgGTTCCGACCCGGGCCAGACCCCCGCAACCTCAGCAGCCAGAGCCGGCACCACCACCTCCAGCCCAACAGCCTGCACAGCTCACTCAAGCTCAGACACAACAGCAACTGCAGAATG CGAGGAGGAAGTCGAACTGTGTAAAGGAGGTGGAGAAActgcaggagaagagagagaggcgTCGGCTTCAGCAACAGGAGCTCAGGGAGAAGAGAGCTCAG GAGGTGGATACCACCATCCCAAACTATGAGATCATGTACATGATCCGAGATTTCCGAGCCAGTCTAGACTACCGGCCCCTGACAACAGCAGATCTG ATTGAAGAACACagaatatgtgtttgtgtaaggaAACGTCCACTCAACAAGAAAG AGTTGTCTATGAAGGATTTGGATGTGATCACCATCCCCAGTAAGGACGTGGTGATGGTTCATGAACCTAAACAAAAAGTGGACCTCACTCGCTACCTGGAGAACCAGACCTTCCGCTTTGATTACGCCTTTGATGACAGCACCACTAACGAGATGGTTTACAG GTTCACTGCCAGGCCTTTAGTGGAGACCATTTTTGAGAGGGGCATGGCCACCTGCTTTGCCTATGGGCAGACGGGCAGTGGAAAAACACAT ACTATGGGTGGAGATTTCTCTGGGAAGAACCAAGACTGCTCTAAAGGAGTTTATGCATTAGCTG CTCGGGATGTATTTCTCATGTTGAAGAAACCCAACTACAAGAAGTTAGATCTACAAGTGTATGCAACCTTCTTTGAAATCTACAGTGGAAAG GTGTTTGACCTGCTGAATCGTAAAGCTAAGCTGAGGGTGCTGGAGGACGGGAAACAGCAAGTGCAGGTTGTAGGGCTTCAGGAGAAGGAGGTCAAGTGCACAGAGGATGTCCTGAAACTCATAGAAGTGGGCAACAGCTGCAG AACATCAGGGCAGACGTCGGCCAACGCCCACTCATCTCGCAGCCATGCTGTATTCCAGATAATTCTTCGGAGGAAGGGTAAGATGCACGGCAAGTTCTCCCTCATTGACCTCGCAGGGAATGAGAGGGGGGCCGATACATCGAGTGCCGACCGCCAAACTCGTCTGGAGGGAGCTGAGATCAACAAAAGCCTGCTGGCCTTAAAG GAGTGTATCCGGGCCCTTGGCCGTAACAAGCCCCACACTCCATTCAGAGCCAGCAAGCTCACCCAGGTCCTGAGAGACTCCTTCATTGGGGAAAATTCACGCACATGCATG ATTGCAACAATCTCTCCTGGTATGACATCCTGTGAGAATACCCTCAACACACTACGTTACGCCAACAG GGTGAAGGAGCTGACAGTGGACCCCAACCAAGTGATGGAGGGAGGTCGACCCAACATCCACACTGTCAACCAGCTGGACCTATTGGACGACGAGTGGCTCAGTATCTCACCACAAAGAGACGACCTCAAACTGCTCTGTGAGCAGAAT GAGGAGGAAGTGTCTCCCCAGCTCTTCACCTTCCACGAGGCCGTGTCTCAGTTAGTGGAGATGGAGGAGCAGGTCCTGGAGGACCACCGAGCCGTTTTCCAG GAGTCCATCCGGTGGCTGGAAGATGAAAAAGTGTTGCTGGAGATGACAGAGGAGGTAGATTATGACGTGGAGTCGTATGCCACTCAACTGGAACAGATCCTGGACCAGAAGATAGAAATCCTCACTGAGCTCCGAG ATAAAGTGAAGTCATTCCGCTCTACACTCCAAGAGGAGGAGCAAGCCAGTAAGCAGATCAATCCGAAGAGGCCACGTGCTCTTTAA
- the kif2a gene encoding kinesin-like protein KIF2A isoform X1: MASSFGKIVVGTYVEIKRSDGRIHQAMVTSLNEDNESVTVEWIENGDTKGKEIDLESIFALNPDVAPDEEIAPSPETPPPPTPTCVKVNKIAKNRRTIAPTKNDTPSRDNRVVPTRARPPQPQQPEPAPPPPAQQPAQLTQAQTQQQLQNARRKSNCVKEVEKLQEKRERRRLQQQELREKRAQEVDTTIPNYEIMYMIRDFRASLDYRPLTTADLIEEHRICVCVRKRPLNKKELSMKDLDVITIPSKDVVMVHEPKQKVDLTRYLENQTFRFDYAFDDSTTNEMVYRFTARPLVETIFERGMATCFAYGQTGSGKTHTMGGDFSGKNQDCSKGVYALAARDVFLMLKKPNYKKLDLQVYATFFEIYSGKVFDLLNRKAKLRVLEDGKQQVQVVGLQEKEVKCTEDVLKLIEVGNSCRTSGQTSANAHSSRSHAVFQIILRRKGKMHGKFSLIDLAGNERGADTSSADRQTRLEGAEINKSLLALKECIRALGRNKPHTPFRASKLTQVLRDSFIGENSRTCMIATISPGMTSCENTLNTLRYANRVKEFGISPSDIPFSQSGQGSRSDHSPTNTFEYDDFAATSPSRVKELTVDPNQVMEGGRPNIHTVNQLDLLDDEWLSISPQRDDLKLLCEQNEEEVSPQLFTFHEAVSQLVEMEEQVLEDHRAVFQESIRWLEDEKVLLEMTEEVDYDVESYATQLEQILDQKIEILTELRDKVKSFRSTLQEEEQASKQINPKRPRAL; encoded by the exons ATGGCGTCGAGTTTTGGGAAAATTGTCGTTGGTACTTATGTGGAGATAAAGCGCAGTGATG GACGTATCCACCAGGCAATGGTGACCTCACTGAATGAGGACAACGAAAGTGTCACAGTGGAGTGGATAGAAAATGGAGATACAAAAGGGAAAGAG ATTGACTTGGAGAGTATATTTGCACTTAACCCAGATGTGGCTCCAGATGAGGAAATTGCCCCTAGTCCAGAGACTCCACCCCCACCTACGCCCACATGTGTTAAGGTCAACAAAATTGCAAAG aaCCGTCGGACAATTGCACCCACTAAGAATGACACTCCGTCCAGGGACAATAGAG tgGTTCCGACCCGGGCCAGACCCCCGCAACCTCAGCAGCCAGAGCCGGCACCACCACCTCCAGCCCAACAGCCTGCACAGCTCACTCAAGCTCAGACACAACAGCAACTGCAGAATG CGAGGAGGAAGTCGAACTGTGTAAAGGAGGTGGAGAAActgcaggagaagagagagaggcgTCGGCTTCAGCAACAGGAGCTCAGGGAGAAGAGAGCTCAG GAGGTGGATACCACCATCCCAAACTATGAGATCATGTACATGATCCGAGATTTCCGAGCCAGTCTAGACTACCGGCCCCTGACAACAGCAGATCTG ATTGAAGAACACagaatatgtgtttgtgtaaggaAACGTCCACTCAACAAGAAAG AGTTGTCTATGAAGGATTTGGATGTGATCACCATCCCCAGTAAGGACGTGGTGATGGTTCATGAACCTAAACAAAAAGTGGACCTCACTCGCTACCTGGAGAACCAGACCTTCCGCTTTGATTACGCCTTTGATGACAGCACCACTAACGAGATGGTTTACAG GTTCACTGCCAGGCCTTTAGTGGAGACCATTTTTGAGAGGGGCATGGCCACCTGCTTTGCCTATGGGCAGACGGGCAGTGGAAAAACACAT ACTATGGGTGGAGATTTCTCTGGGAAGAACCAAGACTGCTCTAAAGGAGTTTATGCATTAGCTG CTCGGGATGTATTTCTCATGTTGAAGAAACCCAACTACAAGAAGTTAGATCTACAAGTGTATGCAACCTTCTTTGAAATCTACAGTGGAAAG GTGTTTGACCTGCTGAATCGTAAAGCTAAGCTGAGGGTGCTGGAGGACGGGAAACAGCAAGTGCAGGTTGTAGGGCTTCAGGAGAAGGAGGTCAAGTGCACAGAGGATGTCCTGAAACTCATAGAAGTGGGCAACAGCTGCAG AACATCAGGGCAGACGTCGGCCAACGCCCACTCATCTCGCAGCCATGCTGTATTCCAGATAATTCTTCGGAGGAAGGGTAAGATGCACGGCAAGTTCTCCCTCATTGACCTCGCAGGGAATGAGAGGGGGGCCGATACATCGAGTGCCGACCGCCAAACTCGTCTGGAGGGAGCTGAGATCAACAAAAGCCTGCTGGCCTTAAAG GAGTGTATCCGGGCCCTTGGCCGTAACAAGCCCCACACTCCATTCAGAGCCAGCAAGCTCACCCAGGTCCTGAGAGACTCCTTCATTGGGGAAAATTCACGCACATGCATG ATTGCAACAATCTCTCCTGGTATGACATCCTGTGAGAATACCCTCAACACACTACGTTACGCCAACAG AGTGAAGGAGTTTGGGATTAGTCCGTCGGACATCCCCTTCTCCCAGAGCGGTCAGGGGAGTCGCTCTGACCACTCACCCACCAATACGTTTGAGTACGATGACTTTGCTGCTACCTCTCCCAGCAG GGTGAAGGAGCTGACAGTGGACCCCAACCAAGTGATGGAGGGAGGTCGACCCAACATCCACACTGTCAACCAGCTGGACCTATTGGACGACGAGTGGCTCAGTATCTCACCACAAAGAGACGACCTCAAACTGCTCTGTGAGCAGAAT GAGGAGGAAGTGTCTCCCCAGCTCTTCACCTTCCACGAGGCCGTGTCTCAGTTAGTGGAGATGGAGGAGCAGGTCCTGGAGGACCACCGAGCCGTTTTCCAG GAGTCCATCCGGTGGCTGGAAGATGAAAAAGTGTTGCTGGAGATGACAGAGGAGGTAGATTATGACGTGGAGTCGTATGCCACTCAACTGGAACAGATCCTGGACCAGAAGATAGAAATCCTCACTGAGCTCCGAG ATAAAGTGAAGTCATTCCGCTCTACACTCCAAGAGGAGGAGCAAGCCAGTAAGCAGATCAATCCGAAGAGGCCACGTGCTCTTTAA